GAGTTCATCGCCCGCACAGTGGGGGGCGACGCGGTGAACGTGACCACCCTGACCGCCCCAGGCGTCGAGCCGCACGACCTGGAGCTGACGCCGAAGCAGGTCGGCTCGATCGCCGAAGCCAAGCTGGTCGTGTACGAGAAGGACCTGCAGCCGGCCGTCGACGAGGCGGTCGCGCAGAACGCGCCGGATGCCGGGTTCGACGTCGCCCCGGCCGCTCAGCTGAAGGCCACCGGCGCGGACTTCGAGGAGCACGCCGACGGCGCCGAGACGGCACACGGCAAGAACGCGCTCGACCCGCACTTCTGGCTCGACCCGGTGCGGTACGCGGCCGTCGTCAAGGCGTTCGAGGACAAGCTGGTCAGCGTCGACAGCGCGAACGCCGCCGGGTACCACGAGCGCGCGAAGGCACTGCTCGACCAGATCGGCAAGCTGGACACCGCGTACAAGACCGGGCTGGCGAACTGCAAGCTCAAGACGTTCGTGACCAGTCACGAGGCGTTCGCGTACCTCGCCGAGCGGTACGGTCTGACGATGGTCGGGATCGCCGGATTCACCCCGGACGCGGAACCGACGCCGACCCGGATCAAGGAGGTCCAGGACATCGTGAAGGCCCAGCACGTGACCACCATCTTCTACGAGGAGCTGGTCAGTCCGAAGGTGGCCGAGACGATCGCGAACGACGTCGGCGTCAAGACCGCCGTACTGAGCCCGATCGAGGGTCTCTCGGACGCGAACTCCAAGGAAACGTACCTGACCCTGATGCAGGAGAACCTGCGCGAACTCCAGAAGGCCAACGGCTGCTCATGAGCACTACCGAACCGGGCCAGCCGGCCGCTCAGGTCACCGATCTTTCGGTCGACCTGGGCGGCCGCCTGGTGTTACGCGGCATCGACCTGCAGGTCCGGCAAGGCGAGGTACTGGCCGTGCTCGGCACCAACGGGTCCGGCAAGTCCACGCTGATCAAGACCATCGTCGGACTGCTGCCGGCGGCCCGCGGTGAGGTGCGGCTGTTCGGCACGCCGGTCCCCCGCTTCCGTCAGTGGCGCCGCGTCGGGTACGTACCGCAGCGGATCACCGCGGCCGGTGGCGTGCCCGCGACCGTGTACGAGGTGGTGTCGTCCGGCCTGTTGTCGAAGCGGAGGTTCTTCGCTCCGCTCGGTGCCGACGGCAAGCAGGCGATCGAGCACGCGCTCCAGGTGGTGGACATGGCCGACCGGCGCAAGGACGCGGTCGCCGAGCTGTCCGGCGGCCAGCAGCAGCGTGTACTGATCGCGCGGGCGCTGGTGTCCGACCCGGACCTACTGGTCCTGGACGAGCCGACGGCCGGTGTCGACCTGGCCAGTCAGCAGATCTTCGCGGATGCGATCCGCGAGCGGGTCGAGCGCGGTACGACGGTAGTGATGGTCAGCCACGACCTGGGTCCGATGGACGCGCTGATCGACCGCTCCGTGGTGATGCGCCGTGGCCGCATCGTCTACGACGGCCCCCCGCACGCCTCGCAGACCCACGCCCACGTACACCATTCCCACACCACCGATGACAATCCCGGATGGCTGCCGTCATGACCATGTTCCAGTTGGAGTTCATGCAGCGGGCTCTGATTGCCGGGCTGCTTACCGGTCTGTCGGCGCCGGCCATCGGTACGTACCTCGTGCAGCGGCGGCTCTCGTTGATGGGCGATGGGATCGGGCACATCGCCATCACCGGTGTCGCGCTTGGTCTGCTCACTGGGCAGGCACCAGTGCTGACCGCCGTACTGGTGTCGATCGCTGGTGCGACAGCCATAGAGCTGGTCCGGTCCCGTGGCAAGGCAACTGGTGACGTAGCGCTCGCACTGCTCTTCTACGGCGGCATAGCAGGCGGCGTCCTGCTCATTGGGCTGGCCGGACAAGGCGCTGCGACCCTGAACACCTATCTGTTCGGTTCACTCACTACGGTGTCCCAGAGCGACCTGTACGTCGTAGTCGGGCTGGCTGTTGCCGTACTGGTGGTAGCGATCGGTCTAGGCCCACAACTGTTCGCGGTGTGCCAGGACGAGGAGTTCGCGCGTACGACCGGGCTCCGTGTGCAACTGCTCAACCTGGTGATCGCTGTGATGGCCGCGGTGACTGTAACCGTGGCAATGCGGACAGTGGGCTTGCTGCTGGTCAGTGCACTCATGGTGGTTCCGGTGGCGACGGCACAGCAGGTGACTCGGTCGTTCCGGAGTACGTTCGTGACCGCCTGTGTGATTGGCGTGGCGGCGTGCTTGGCCGGCATCGTCACCTCGTACAACGCCAATGTCGCACCGGGCGCAACCATCGTCGTACTGGCACTGGCCGGCTTTGTCGTAGCCGCCACGGTGGGGACGCTGCTGCGCCGCCGGGCCGGACGGAAGCGCCCGCTCGCGGACGAGGAGCCAGAAGTCGGCGTACCGGCTCCGGCGCCACATGTGGTCAGTGCCGGGCACCCGCACGCGCATAACCCGGCCTGCGGTCACCAGAAGGTCGAACACGGCGACCACGTCGATTACGTACATGACGGTCACCTGCACGCCGCGCACGGTGACCACTGGGACGAGCACTGAGTTGCTCCTGGGTTGCTGAGTTCTGAGAGACTGGGAGGCGGTATGGAGACGACAGGAGGAACGGTGGCTATCGGAACACGCTCGACCCGTCAGCGCGCGGCGGTCGCGCACGCGCTCGACCAGATCGACGACTTCCGGACCGCTCAGGAGATCCACCTGGAGCTCCGGTCCGCCGGTGAGGCCGTCGGCCTGACCACCGTCTACCGCACCCTGCAGGCGCTCGCGGACTCCCGTGAGGTCGACGTACTGCGCACCGCCGACGGCGAGACCGCGTACCGGCGCTGCTCCAAGGGCCACCACCATCACCTGGTCTGCCGCAACTGCGGGCGGACCGTGGAGGTCGAAGGGCCGGCGGTGGAGCGCTGGGCCGACAAGGTGGCCGCCGAGCACGGGTACACCGACATCAGCCACACGCTGGAGATCTTCGGCACCTGCCAGGAGTGCCAGAACGCCTGACCGGTCGCACAACCTGACCTGATGACGCATGCGCGGGTTGGTCTGTGGCGCAGGTCACCTTTGCCTTTGAGCGCGCTCAAAGGCGTACGGTCGAAGACATGAACGCGACCGAGCTGCTCGCGGACCGCCGGCAGGCAATCCTGGACCACCGCTCCGAGCTGCCCCCGGTCGAACCAGACCTTCTGCACCTGCTCGAACTCCCCGGCGATCTACCCGAGCACCTTTCGATCGCCGAGGCCGCCGAGCTCACCGGCCTCACCGCGCACACCCTGCGGTACTACGAGCGGATCGGCCTGGTCACCGTCGGCCGGGACGCGGCCGGCTACCGCAGCTACGATCCGCAGGCGATGGCCCGGATCGTGTTCGTCACCAGGCTGCGCGCCTCCGGAATGTCCATCGGCGCGATCAGTCACTACCTGGAGCTCGTACACCAGGGCCCTGACACCGAGCCCGAGCGGCTCGCTCTGATGCAGGAGCACCGCGCGAGCATCCAGCGGCAGCTGCGCGAACTGCAGCTCGCCCTGGCGGTGACCGACTACAAGATCACCGTCTACGGCGGCACCGCCGCCCCATAACACCTTCCCACTGCTCTTCCGACCGTCGATGCGACGCTCGGCCGGCGGAGCCATGCCACGAACTGGAGATTCCGATGAAACTGGGTAGTCAAGGCGCCGAGGTCAGCCGGCTGGGACTCGGCTGCATGGGGATGAGCTACGCGTACGGCGAGCCCGACGACGCCGAGTCCGTCGCCACGCTGCACCGCGCGCTCGACCTCGGCATCACGTTCCTCGACACCGCCGACATCTACGGCACCGGCGCGAACGAAGAGCTGGTCGGCCGGGCGATCGCCAACCGCCGGGACGAGGTGTTCCTGGCCACCAAGTTCGGCATTGCCGGCAACCCGCTGTCCGGCTCCCGCGCCGTGAACGGCTCGCCCGAGTACGTCCGGTCCGCGATCGACGCGTCGCTGCGACGGCTCGGCGTCGATCACGTCGACCTCTACTACCAGCACCGGATCGACCCGGACGTGCCCATCGAGGACACGGTCGGGGCGATGGCCGAGCTGGTCGAAGCCGGGAAGGTCCGGTACCTCGGGTTGTCCGAGGCGTCCGCGGACACGATCCGGCGGGCGTACGCGGTGCACCCGATCACCGCCGTACAGTCCGAGTGGTCGCTGTTCAGCCGGGACATCGAGGAGTCGGTGGCGCCCGCCTGCCGGGAGCTCGGCATCGGGATCGTGCCGTACTCCCCACTCGGCCGGGGCATGCTGACCGGCGCGCTGCCGAAGGACCTCGCGGCCGACGACTACCGCCGTACGCTCCCCCGCTTCGACGCGGAGAACCTGGACTCGAACCTCGCGCTGGTCGACGAGATCCGCGCGATCGCCGGCCGGTACGACGCGACCCCCGGCCAGGTCGCGATTGCCTGGGTGCTTGCCCAGGGCAATGACGTGGCGCCGATCCCGGGCACCAAGCGGCGGCGGTACCTGGAGGAGAACGCCGGCGCGCTACGCCTGGAGTTGTCCGCCGCCGACCTGGCGGCGCTGGCCAAGCTGACATCGGTCGGCACCCGCTACCCGGACATGAGCTGGGTCGCCGGACAGTCCGCGCCGCAGGGTTGATAAACTGTTCACAGTAAGCCTCTCGTATCGGATTCTTCCGACGGGAGGCTTTGCTGCGTTCTGAACCCGTTTGAGGAGACCAATGTCTGATCTAGTGGTGCGTCGCGTCGAGGCTTCCGACCGGACCGTGATGGAGCGGTTGTGGCTGATGTTCCGGCATGACCTGTCCGAGTTCCAGGGGCAACTGCCGCAGCCCGATGGCGGCTACCGCGGTGAGTGGCTGGAGAAGGTCCTGACCGGCGACCCGGAGTGGGCCGGGTACCTGGTGTCGCTCGGCGAGAACCCGGTCGGCTTCTGCTTCATGCGTGCGCTGCAACAGCCAGTACACGTACTGAACGCGTTCTTCATGGTCCGCCCCGTACGCCGCGGTGGTCTGGGCCTCCGGGCAGTGCAGGAGGTGCTGTCCCACCACCCCGGGCCGTGCGACGTCGCGTTCCAGGGGAACAACGAGAAGGCGGTCCGGTTCTGGCAGCGGGTCGCGACCGAAGTGTCCGGCGACGTGTGGACGCAGGAAGCCCGCCCGCCTGCCGGCAAGCCCGACGCGACACCTGACCTCTGGATCTCATTCAAGGTGTAGCGGCAGGCCGAAGTACCCGAACAGGTCCTGGTCGAAGAACGTGATGTTGTGGCTGATCCCCGTCCCGCCGACGGTGAAGACCTGCAGGCTGTGCGCGTGAAACCGCCCGTCGTCGCCGCGTACGTACGCGCCGGCGGCGGGCTGTCCGTTCGCCACGGTCGGCAACATCCGCCAAGCCGTGCCACGCAGCGAGTACACGCGTTCCATGAACTCGCCGTACGCGTCCCGGCCGACGAACCACAGCGGCGCCGGCGGCATCTCCAGCACGACCCGCTCGGTCAGCAAGCGCGTCAGGCCCTGTACATCCGCCGCCTCGAAGGCCCGGACGTAGTCGTCGACGACCGTACGGATCTCCTGGTCGACCGGCTCGGCCACGTCCTCTTCTTGCAGGTCGATCTCGGCGAGCCGGGCACGAGCCCGCTGCAAAGCACTGTTCACCGAGGCAGTGGTGGTTTCCAGCGCCTCGGCGACATCCGCGGCCGGCCAATCCAGGACATCACGCAGTACGAGTACCGCGCGCTGCCTCGCCGGTAGGTACTGCATCGCGGCGACCAGTGCGAGCCGCAAACTCCCCCGCGTACTCAGCGCATCCGCCGGATCGGTCGGGAACGGCTGCAACCACGGCACCTCGGTCATCGGCTCGATCGGCGCCTGCGCATCGGTCGCGGCACCGACCAGCCCGGACGGAAGCGCGCGGCGGCCGCGTCCTTTCAACGCGGTCAGGCAGACGTTCGTCGCGATCCGGTAGAGCCACGTACGCAGCGAGGCGCGGGTCTCGTCGTACCGGTCGATCGCCCGCCAGGCCCGCAGCAGGGTCTCCTGCACCAGGTCCTCGGCGTCGTGCACCGAACCGAGCATCCGGTAACAGTGCGTCAGCAACTCCCGCCGGTACGGCGCCACCCGCGCCTCGAACTCATCACGCTCCATGGCCGTACGTACTCCGCCCGGATCGGAAACTCATCGGCCTCAGAAAACGACGACCGACCGGAGTACGTCGCCGTGATGCATCTTCGCGAAGGCCGCCTCGACGTCCTCCAACGCGATGGTCTCCGAGACGAACCGGTCCAGCGGCAGCCGGCCCTGGAGATGCAGGTCGACCAGCATCGGGAAATCACGGCTCGGCAGACAGTCCCCGTACCAGCTGGACTTCAGCGAACCACCGCGGCCGAAGAAGTCGAGCAGCGGCATGTCCAGGCGCATCTCCGGCGTCGGTACGCCGACCAGTACGACGGTGCCGGCCAGGTCACGCGCGTAGAAGGCCTGCTTCCAGGTCTCCGGACGGCCGACCGCGTCGATCACCACATCCGCGCCGAACCCACCGGTCAGCTCCTGCACCGCCGCGACCACACCGTCGTGGTCAAGGCCCTTCGTGTTGAGCGTGTGCGTCGCGCCGAGCTCGGTCGCGGTCGCGAGTTTGCGCTCGTCGAGATCGATCGCAATCACCTTCGCCGCACCCGCGAGCCGGGCGCCGACAACCGCGGCCGTACCCACCCCGCCCGAACCGATCACCGCGACGCTGTCACCGCGACCGACGTTGCCGGTGTTGATCGCCGCGCCCAAGCCGGCCATCACGCCACACCCGAGCAGTCCGGCCACCTCGGCCTTCGCCGCCGGGTCCACCTTCGTACACTGACCGGCCGCGACCAGCGTCTTCTCCGCGAACGCGCCGATCCCGAGCGCCGGGCTCAGCTCAGTCCCGTCCGCGAGCGTCATCTTCTGCTCCGCGTTGTGCGTGTTGAAGCAGTACCAGGGCCGGCCGCGCAGGCAGGCGCGGCAGTTGCCGCACACCGCGCGCCAGTTCAGTACGACGAAGTCCCCCGGCCGCACGTCCGTGACACCGGCACCGACCGACTCCACCACCCCGGCCGCCTCATGGCCGAGCAGGAACGGGAAGTCATCGTTGATGCCGCCCTCCCGGTAGTGCAGGTCCGTGTGGCAGACCCCACACGCCTGCACCTTCACGACCGCCTCCCCGGGACCGGGGTCCGGGATCGTGATCTCCTCGATCGTCACCGGCGCACCCTTGCCCGCCGCCACCACACCACGCACCGTCTGAGCCATCCCCCGAACCTAACCGCCGCCATCCCGCTCCCGCTACCCACGTACCGAAGAACAGGACGTAGTCAGCTACGTATACCGCCCGCCACGCCTGACACCCTGCCGCCGGATGCCCGATCGAGCTACCACTACCTGTCCTTAGGTACGTGTCCACCGGTTGGGGGACACGGGGTCAACCGGCTGGGGCTCCCGCCGAGGGGCGGCGGGGCGGGAAAGTTGGGGTATGGAGAACGACAACGCGGTACGGGTGCGGGGCCTGGTCAAGCGATACCCGGACAAGGTCGCGGTCGACGGGGTCGACCTCGACATCCACCGGGGCGAGGTGTTCGCCCTGCTCGGCCCGAACGGCGCCGGAAAGACGACGGCCACGGAGATCCTGGAGGGGTATCGCCGGGCCGACGAAGGTGAGATCAGCGTGCTCGGGACCGACCCGGCGCACGGCGACCGGCACTGGCGGGCGCGGCTCGGGATCGTCGCCCAGACCAGCCGGGACGAGGCCGAGCTGAGCGTCGCGGAGCTGGTCTACCACTTCGCCGGGTACTACCCGGCACCGCGCGACCCCGAACAGGTGATCGCCGCGGTCGGGCTGGAGGAGAAGCGCAAGACGCGGACGCGGAAGCTGTCCGGCGGTCAGCGTCGCCGGCTCGACGTCGCGCTCGGCGTGATCGGCAACCCCGAGCTGCTGTTCCTGGACGAGCCGACCACCGGGTTCGACCCGGAGGCCCGGCGGCAGTTCTGGACGCTGATCGAGGAGCTCCGCACCGAGGGCACCACGATCCTGCTCACCACCCACTACCTGGACGAGGCCGAGCATCTGGCCGACCGGGTCGGCGTGATCGCCAACGGCAAGATGGTCGAGGTCGCCACCCCGGACACCCTCGGTGGTCGCGGCGCCCGCACCGCGCGGGTCTCCTGGCTCGCCGCCGACGGCCCGCGCGAGATCCGTACCGACCGGCCGAGTGCCGAGGTCGCCCGGCTGCTGGCCGAGTACGGCGGCGAGATCCCCGAGCTGCAGGTCCGCCGGCCCAGCCTCGAAGACATCTACCTGGAACTCATCGGTTCGGTGGACGCCACCGCTCCGGCCCTGGAAGGAGCGCTCAAGTGAGTGCCGTACTGCCGTCGCCGCTCAAGGTCGGACTGTCCCGGACCGGGATCGAGGTGAAGGAGTTCTTCCGCGAGCGCGAGCAGCTGATCTTCACGTTCTTCTTCCCGATCATCTTCCTGGGCATCTTCTCCGCCGTCTTCAGCGGCACCGACTTCAACGGCGGCGTCACCGCCGCCACCTACTTCACCCCCGGGATGATTGCCTCCGGCATCTTCCTGACCAGCTTCCAGTCGCTCGCGATCGCGATCGCGGTGGAGCGCGACCAGGACGTCCTCAAGCGCCTGCGCGGTACGCCGATGTCGCCGCAGTCGTACTTCATCGGCAAGATCGGCCTGGTCCTGGTCACCTCGGTACTGCAGTTCGCGCTACTGCTCGCGATCGCCGGACTACTGCTCGGCGTCGACATCCCGACCGAGCCGTCGAAGTGGCTCCGGTTCGTCTGGATCTTCGTCCTCGGAACCGCATCCGGTTCGGTGCTGGGCATCGCGTTCTCCGTCGTACCCAAGTCCGGCCGGGGTGCGCCCGCTGTTGTCACCCCGGTGGTCCTGCTGCTGCAGTTCATCTCCGGCGTGTACTTCGTGTACAGCAGCCTGCCCGCCTGGATGCGTACGGTGTCCGAGTTCTTCCCGTTGAAGTGGCTTGCCCAGGGGATGCGGTCGGTCTTCCTTCCGGATGGGTACGAGGTGAACGAGCCGGGTGGTTCGTGGCAGCTCGGAACCGGCGCGATCGTACTGTCGATCTGGCTGATCGTCGGACTGTTCCTTGCGCAACGGCTGTTCCGCTGGACGCGCCGGGACGCCGGCTGATGAAGGAGTTGACCGGTACGGCGCCCGCTCGCGCGGAGCGCCGTACCGACCTGTCCTGGGCTTCTGCCTGGACCGGGCCTCGTGTGTGGGTTCTGGTGTGGAGGAAGATAGGGTCCGTGGACAGCACACGCAGCGGCGCCGGACAGCCGGTGTGGACCCGGGCACTCACCGGGTGGCACATCGTGTTCTGGGTGCTGCTGGTGATGACGCTGGCGTTGTCGTTCACCGGCGACCTCAGTGGTACGCGGCAGTTGATGTACGTCAGCACGGCGGTCGTGCTGGGGCTGGCGTACCAGTTCATCGGTCGTCCGGCAGTACAGTCGCGGCGGGCGGTTCCGTCGTACGCGTATCGGCTGGTGCTGATCGCGTCCCTGATGCTGCTGATCGGGCTGTACCCGCAGTCGGTGTTCCTGATGTTCATCGCGTCGGCGCAGATCTGGTTGCTGTGCGAGGACCTACGCGAAGGGATCGGGCTCAGCCTGCTCCTGGTCATCGGGGTGGGTACCGCGCAGCTGTGGAGCGCCGGGTGGGGCTGGAGCGCGTTCTGGAACATCCTGCCGTGGATGCTGGTCAGTCTGGTCGTCAGCCTGCTGTTCGGGATCTGGATCGAGAAGGTGATTACCCAGAGCCAGCAGCGGGCCGAGCTCATCGAACAGCTCGAGTCCGCGCGGGACGAGCTGGCCGAAGCACACCACAGCGCCGGTGTGATGGCCGAGCGGGAGCGGATGGCGCGGGAGATCCACGACACGCTCGCACAAGGCATGACCAGCATCGTGATGCTGTCCCAGGCAGCATCGGCCGAGTTGTCGCGCGGCGGGACAGCCGGTACGGCGGCGCGGCTCGCGGCGATCGAGGACACCGCTCGGGAGAACCTCGCGGAGGCACGGGCGCTGGTTGCCGCGTTCACCCCGGTTGCGTTGTCGGAGGCAACCTTGACCGAGGTACTCCGGCGGCAGGCGGAACGGTTCGCGGCCGAAACCGGGGTGGATGTGCGGGTCGCGTTGGACCTTCCCGATGAAGAGGTCGCGGCGTTGCCCCAAGCACAGCAGGTCGTTTTGCTGCGATCGGCTCAAGAGGCGCTGGCCAACGTACGCAAACACGCTGCTGCTACTCAGGTACTGATCACGCTGGGATTGTCGGCGGACGGGGTCTGGATCGAGATCCGGGACGACGGCACCGGGTTCACGCCCGGCGCGGTGTCGGGCGGGTTCGGGTTGAACGCGATGCGCGGCCGGGTCGAGGAATCAGGCGGCTCCGTCCAAGTCGAAAGCGCCCCCGGCCGCGGCACCCGAGTCCAGGTCCTGGTACCAGCTCTACAGGAGGACGCGTGACGGTGTTGCGGGAGGGTGCGTGATTCGGGTTCTGGTGGTGGACGATCATCCGGTGGTGCGGTCCGGGCTGAGTGGGATGCTGTCGGTGACCGAGGACATCTCGGTGGTCGGCGAGGCCGGTGACGGTTC
The genomic region above belongs to Kribbella solani and contains:
- a CDS encoding metal ABC transporter substrate-binding protein translates to MRSGLRAVLAGAAALATVTLAGCGGSSASGSGDGKLDVVASFYPLEFIARTVGGDAVNVTTLTAPGVEPHDLELTPKQVGSIAEAKLVVYEKDLQPAVDEAVAQNAPDAGFDVAPAAQLKATGADFEEHADGAETAHGKNALDPHFWLDPVRYAAVVKAFEDKLVSVDSANAAGYHERAKALLDQIGKLDTAYKTGLANCKLKTFVTSHEAFAYLAERYGLTMVGIAGFTPDAEPTPTRIKEVQDIVKAQHVTTIFYEELVSPKVAETIANDVGVKTAVLSPIEGLSDANSKETYLTLMQENLRELQKANGCS
- a CDS encoding metal ABC transporter ATP-binding protein, translated to MSTTEPGQPAAQVTDLSVDLGGRLVLRGIDLQVRQGEVLAVLGTNGSGKSTLIKTIVGLLPAARGEVRLFGTPVPRFRQWRRVGYVPQRITAAGGVPATVYEVVSSGLLSKRRFFAPLGADGKQAIEHALQVVDMADRRKDAVAELSGGQQQRVLIARALVSDPDLLVLDEPTAGVDLASQQIFADAIRERVERGTTVVMVSHDLGPMDALIDRSVVMRRGRIVYDGPPHASQTHAHVHHSHTTDDNPGWLPS
- a CDS encoding metal ABC transporter permease, whose protein sequence is MAAVMTMFQLEFMQRALIAGLLTGLSAPAIGTYLVQRRLSLMGDGIGHIAITGVALGLLTGQAPVLTAVLVSIAGATAIELVRSRGKATGDVALALLFYGGIAGGVLLIGLAGQGAATLNTYLFGSLTTVSQSDLYVVVGLAVAVLVVAIGLGPQLFAVCQDEEFARTTGLRVQLLNLVIAVMAAVTVTVAMRTVGLLLVSALMVVPVATAQQVTRSFRSTFVTACVIGVAACLAGIVTSYNANVAPGATIVVLALAGFVVAATVGTLLRRRAGRKRPLADEEPEVGVPAPAPHVVSAGHPHAHNPACGHQKVEHGDHVDYVHDGHLHAAHGDHWDEH
- a CDS encoding Fur family transcriptional regulator, yielding MAIGTRSTRQRAAVAHALDQIDDFRTAQEIHLELRSAGEAVGLTTVYRTLQALADSREVDVLRTADGETAYRRCSKGHHHHLVCRNCGRTVEVEGPAVERWADKVAAEHGYTDISHTLEIFGTCQECQNA
- a CDS encoding MerR family transcriptional regulator, with translation MNATELLADRRQAILDHRSELPPVEPDLLHLLELPGDLPEHLSIAEAAELTGLTAHTLRYYERIGLVTVGRDAAGYRSYDPQAMARIVFVTRLRASGMSIGAISHYLELVHQGPDTEPERLALMQEHRASIQRQLRELQLALAVTDYKITVYGGTAAP
- a CDS encoding aldo/keto reductase translates to MKLGSQGAEVSRLGLGCMGMSYAYGEPDDAESVATLHRALDLGITFLDTADIYGTGANEELVGRAIANRRDEVFLATKFGIAGNPLSGSRAVNGSPEYVRSAIDASLRRLGVDHVDLYYQHRIDPDVPIEDTVGAMAELVEAGKVRYLGLSEASADTIRRAYAVHPITAVQSEWSLFSRDIEESVAPACRELGIGIVPYSPLGRGMLTGALPKDLAADDYRRTLPRFDAENLDSNLALVDEIRAIAGRYDATPGQVAIAWVLAQGNDVAPIPGTKRRRYLEENAGALRLELSAADLAALAKLTSVGTRYPDMSWVAGQSAPQG
- a CDS encoding GNAT family N-acetyltransferase, encoding MSDLVVRRVEASDRTVMERLWLMFRHDLSEFQGQLPQPDGGYRGEWLEKVLTGDPEWAGYLVSLGENPVGFCFMRALQQPVHVLNAFFMVRPVRRGGLGLRAVQEVLSHHPGPCDVAFQGNNEKAVRFWQRVATEVSGDVWTQEARPPAGKPDATPDLWISFKV
- a CDS encoding sigma-70 family RNA polymerase sigma factor, giving the protein MERDEFEARVAPYRRELLTHCYRMLGSVHDAEDLVQETLLRAWRAIDRYDETRASLRTWLYRIATNVCLTALKGRGRRALPSGLVGAATDAQAPIEPMTEVPWLQPFPTDPADALSTRGSLRLALVAAMQYLPARQRAVLVLRDVLDWPAADVAEALETTTASVNSALQRARARLAEIDLQEEDVAEPVDQEIRTVVDDYVRAFEAADVQGLTRLLTERVVLEMPPAPLWFVGRDAYGEFMERVYSLRGTAWRMLPTVANGQPAAGAYVRGDDGRFHAHSLQVFTVGGTGISHNITFFDQDLFGYFGLPLHLE
- a CDS encoding S-(hydroxymethyl)mycothiol dehydrogenase; translation: MAQTVRGVVAAGKGAPVTIEEITIPDPGPGEAVVKVQACGVCHTDLHYREGGINDDFPFLLGHEAAGVVESVGAGVTDVRPGDFVVLNWRAVCGNCRACLRGRPWYCFNTHNAEQKMTLADGTELSPALGIGAFAEKTLVAAGQCTKVDPAAKAEVAGLLGCGVMAGLGAAINTGNVGRGDSVAVIGSGGVGTAAVVGARLAGAAKVIAIDLDERKLATATELGATHTLNTKGLDHDGVVAAVQELTGGFGADVVIDAVGRPETWKQAFYARDLAGTVVLVGVPTPEMRLDMPLLDFFGRGGSLKSSWYGDCLPSRDFPMLVDLHLQGRLPLDRFVSETIALEDVEAAFAKMHHGDVLRSVVVF
- a CDS encoding ABC transporter ATP-binding protein; its protein translation is MENDNAVRVRGLVKRYPDKVAVDGVDLDIHRGEVFALLGPNGAGKTTATEILEGYRRADEGEISVLGTDPAHGDRHWRARLGIVAQTSRDEAELSVAELVYHFAGYYPAPRDPEQVIAAVGLEEKRKTRTRKLSGGQRRRLDVALGVIGNPELLFLDEPTTGFDPEARRQFWTLIEELRTEGTTILLTTHYLDEAEHLADRVGVIANGKMVEVATPDTLGGRGARTARVSWLAADGPREIRTDRPSAEVARLLAEYGGEIPELQVRRPSLEDIYLELIGSVDATAPALEGALK
- a CDS encoding ABC transporter permease yields the protein MSAVLPSPLKVGLSRTGIEVKEFFREREQLIFTFFFPIIFLGIFSAVFSGTDFNGGVTAATYFTPGMIASGIFLTSFQSLAIAIAVERDQDVLKRLRGTPMSPQSYFIGKIGLVLVTSVLQFALLLAIAGLLLGVDIPTEPSKWLRFVWIFVLGTASGSVLGIAFSVVPKSGRGAPAVVTPVVLLLQFISGVYFVYSSLPAWMRTVSEFFPLKWLAQGMRSVFLPDGYEVNEPGGSWQLGTGAIVLSIWLIVGLFLAQRLFRWTRRDAG
- a CDS encoding sensor histidine kinase; the protein is MDSTRSGAGQPVWTRALTGWHIVFWVLLVMTLALSFTGDLSGTRQLMYVSTAVVLGLAYQFIGRPAVQSRRAVPSYAYRLVLIASLMLLIGLYPQSVFLMFIASAQIWLLCEDLREGIGLSLLLVIGVGTAQLWSAGWGWSAFWNILPWMLVSLVVSLLFGIWIEKVITQSQQRAELIEQLESARDELAEAHHSAGVMAERERMAREIHDTLAQGMTSIVMLSQAASAELSRGGTAGTAARLAAIEDTARENLAEARALVAAFTPVALSEATLTEVLRRQAERFAAETGVDVRVALDLPDEEVAALPQAQQVVLLRSAQEALANVRKHAAATQVLITLGLSADGVWIEIRDDGTGFTPGAVSGGFGLNAMRGRVEESGGSVQVESAPGRGTRVQVLVPALQEDA